A section of the Oryzias melastigma strain HK-1 linkage group LG2, ASM292280v2, whole genome shotgun sequence genome encodes:
- the LOC112145039 gene encoding NLR family CARD domain-containing protein 3-like isoform X2, translating into MKITENFLRRMKQEELADRLQNRSSTAVCQHKVKSGLKKKFQSMFEGIAKAGNPTLLNEIYTELYITEGGTGELNEEHEVRQIEAASRKADRTETYIRQEELFQLPAGRQEPIRTVMTKGVAGIGKTVLTQKFTLDWAEGKANQNIHFIFPFTFRELNVLKEEKFSLVELVHHFFPETKEAGICSFEYFQIIFIFDGLDECRLPLDFHKTWILNDPRKSTSVGDLLTNLIRGNLLPSARLWITTRPAAANQIPAECVDVVTEVRGFNDPQKEEYFKKRFRHKELASRIISHINKSRSLHIMCHIPVFCWITATVLEDLLKSREGGELPKSLTEMYIYFLVVQAKVKKVKYDGGAETDPHWSPESRKMMESLGKLAFEQLQKGNLIFYESDLTECGINIRAASVYSGVFTQIFREERGLYQDKVFCFIHLSVQEFLAALHVHLTFITSGVNLMEREQSQISQLKLSSPVQFYQSAVNKALQSPNGHLDLFLRFLLGLSVQTNQSLLLGLLTQTGSSSQTNQETVQYIKKISEDLSAEKSINLFYCLNELNDGSLVEEIQQSLSSGRLSTDELSPAQWSALVFILLSSEENLEVFDLKKYSASEEALLRLLPVIKASNKALLGGCNLSERSFTALSSVLSSQSSSLRDLDLSNNNLGDSGVKLLSAGLESPQCKLETLSLSGCLITEEGCASLASGLKSNPSHLRELDLSYNHPGEAGIKLLSAALEDPDCRLDTLSTEPAGIQWLTPGLKKYSCRLTIDTNTVNRNLKLSDNNRKVTFEEELQSYPDHPDRFERWYQLLCRDGLTGRCYWEVEWTDRVSTSVSYRGIRKKGNSNDGLFGWNNQSWSLFYSDYDGFYVWHNNKKTSICSSSFSSSSSSSHRVAVYVDCPGGVLSFFKVSSDSLIHLHTFNTTFTEPLYPGFGFWPGSSMVLV; encoded by the exons GATCTTCTACTGCAGTTTGTCAACATAAAGTTAAATCTGGGTTGAAGAAGAAGTTCCAAAGTATGTTTGAGGGAATCGCTAAAGCAGGAAACCCAACCCTTCTGAATGAGATCTACacagagctctacatcacagagggaggaactggagagctgaatgaagaacatgaggtcaggcagattgaagcagcatccaggaaagcagacagaacagaaacatacatcagacaagaagagctctttcaactcccagctggaagacaagaaccaatcagaaccgtgatgacaaagggagtggctggcatcgggaaaacagtcttaacacagaagttcactctggactgggctgaaggcaaagccaaccagaacatccacttcatatttccattcactttcagagagctgaatgtgctgaaagaggagaagttcagcttggtggaacttgttcatcacttcttccctgaaaccaaagaagcaggaatctgcagctttgaatacttccagatcatcttcatctttgatggtctggatgagtgTCGACTTCCTCTGGACTTCCACAAGACTTGGATCCTAAATGACCCTAGAAAGTCCACCTCAGTGGGTGATCTGCTGACAAACCTCATCAGGGGgaacctgcttccctctgctcgcctctggataaccacacgacctgcagcagccaatcagatccctgctGAGTGTGTTGACGTggtgacagaggtcagagggttcAATGACCCtcagaaggaggagtacttcaAGAAGAGATTCAGACATAAAGAACTGGCCAGCAGGATCATTTCTCACATCAATAAATCCCGAAGCCTCCACATCATGTGCCAcatcccagtcttctgctggatcactgctacagttctggaggatctgctgaagagcagagagggaggagagctgcccaagagcctgactgagatgtacatctacttcctggtggttcaggccaaagtcaagaaggtcaagtatgatggaggagctgagacagatcctcactggagtccagagagcaggaagatgatggagtctctgggaaaactggcttttgagcaactgcagaaaggaaacctgatcttctatgaatccgacctgacagagtgtggcatcaatatcagagcagcctcagtgtactcgggagtgttcacacagatctttagagaggagagaggactgtaccaggacaaggtgttctgcttcatccatctgagtgttcaggagtttctggctgctcttcatgtccACCTGACCTTCATCACCTCTGGAGTCAACCTCATGGAGCGAGAACAATCACAGATCTCTCAACTTAAACTGAGCAGTCCAGTCCAGTTCTACCAGAGTGCTGTGAACAAGGCCTTACAGAGTCCAAATGGACACCTGGACTTGTTCCTCCGTTTCCTTTTGGGTCTTTCAGTGCAGACCAACCAGAGTCTCCTACTAGGTCTGCTGacacagacaggaagtagctcacagaccaatcaggaaacagtCCAGTACATCAAGAAGatcagtgaggatctgtctgcagagaaaagcatcaacctgttctactgtctgaatgaactgaatgatggttctctagtggaggagatccaacagtCCCTGAGTTCAGGGCGTCTCTCCACAGATGaactgtctcctgctcagtggtcagctctggtcttcatcttactgtcatcagaaGAAAATCTGGAAGTGTTTGACCTGAAGAAATACTCTGCttcagaggaggctcttctGAGGCTGCTGCCAGTGATCAAAGCCTCCAACAAAGCTCT acTGGGTGGCTGTAATCTGTCAGAGAGAAGTTTTACAGCTCTGTCTTCAGTTCTCAGCTCTCAGTCCTCCAGTCTCAGAGATCTGGACCTGAGTAACAACAACCTGGGggattcaggagtgaagcttctgtctgctggactggagagtccacAATGTAAACTGGAGACTCTCAG ccTTTCAGGTTGTCTGATCACAGAGGAAGGCTGTGCTTCTCTGGCTTCAGGTCTGAAGTCCAACCCCTCCCATCTGAGAGAGCTGGACCTGAGCTACAATCATCCAGGAGAGGCTGGAATTAAGCTGCTTTCTGCTGCACTGGAGGATCCCGACTGCAGACTGGACACTCTCAG CACGGAACCTGCTGGAATTCAGTGGTTGACTCCAGGTCTGAAGAAGT ATTCCTGTCGCCTCACAATCGACACAAACACAGTGAACAGAAACCTCAAACTGTCTGACAACAACAGGAAGGTGACCTTTGAGGAGGAGCTTCAGTCATATCCTGATCATCCAGACAGATTTGAACGCTGGTATCAGCTGCTGTGCAGAGATGGTCTGACTGGTCGCTGTTACTGGGAGGTTGAGTGGACAGATAGAGTTTCCACGTCAGTGAGTTACAGAGGGATTAGAAAGAAAGGAAACAGTAATGACGGTTTGTTTGGATGGAACAATCAGTCCTGGAGTCTGTTCTACTCTGATTATGACGGTTTCTATGTCTGGCACAATAACAAAAAGACATCAATCTGCTCTTCCtctttctcttcctcctcctcttcctctcacaGAGTAGCAGTGTATGTGGACTGTCCTGGTGGTGTTCTGTCCTTCTTCAAAGTGTCCTCTGACTCACTGATCCACCTTCACACCTTCAACACCACATTCACTGAACCTCTTTACCCTGGATTTGGGTTCTGGCCTGGTTCCTCCATGGTTCtggtttaa
- the LOC112145046 gene encoding zinc finger protein OZF-like, with amino-acid sequence MSSLQSLREFISERLAAAAEEIFRHCEGTIVQYEQELCRQRRLLDITLKPELKLDSKVLPQNYASEKVELCNQQIKSRVEQEEQEPPQIKEEEEDQQPLPIKEEQDRLFISHNEEQLELKQETNNLVECPIYEENKHSVENLNNHQSFNVTDSHEEDGHQHEELTSTTDEEKDPQNRGQRKRRDNSHDQILDSSHMSGSHCDSEISKKCNTTTFVEKHKQTLNKKRLYCKNSGKRMTRNRYVSRRTESDKKPYDCKECGKSFSWWSGFSIHMRFHAGEKPFPCQECEKSFSILSDLKRHKRTHTGEKPFSCKDCNKSFSQIFGLKRHMRTHTGEKPFLCKDCDKGFSEIFSLKRHMKTHTGEKPFTCKVCNTSCSQLSDLKTHMRIHTGEKPFSCKECDRSFYLKSVLTRHMKTHSGQKPFSCRECDKSFSLVSYLKRHMRTHTGEKPYTCKECDTRFSQISSLTRHMRTHIGEKPFSCEECDKSYSRLFDVKTHMTTHTGEKLHSCKECDRSFSHLSSLKRHMRTHKREDFL; translated from the exons atgtcttcacttcagtctctgagagagtttatcagcgagcgactagctgctgctgctgaagaaatcttcagacactgtgaaggaaccatcgtccagtacgagcaggagctctgtcgtcagcgcagactgctggatatcaccTTGAAGCCAGAACTCAAGCTGGACTCTAAAG tcctcccccagaATTATGCGAGTGAAAAGGTAGAGCTCTGCAACCAGCAAATTAAATCCAGAGTGGAACAGGAAGAacaagaacctccacagattaaagaggaagaagaagaccAACAACCACTACCAATTAAAGAGGAGCAAGATAGACTTTTTATCAGTCACAATGAAGAGCAACTGGAATTGAAACAGGAGACTAATAACTTAGTGGAATGTCCGATCTATGAGGAAAATAAGCACAGTGTAGAAAATCTAAACAATCATCAGAGCTTTAATGTAACTGATAGTCACGAAGAAGATGGACACCAACATGAAGAATTAACATCAACCACAGATGAAGAGAAAGACCCACAGAACAGAggtcagaggaagagaagagacaaTAGCCATGACCAAATTTTGGACAGCTCTCATATGTCAGGAAGTCATTGTGACTCTGAGATTAGTAAAAAATGCAATACGACAACTTTTGTGGAGAAACACAAGCAAACGCTAAACAAAAAGAGACTTTACTGTAAAAATTCTGGTAAAAGAATGACTAGAAATCGGTATGTCTCCAGGAGAACTGAGTCTGACAAAAAACCTTATGACTGCAaagaatgtggtaaaagttttaGTTGGTGGTCTGGGTTTAGCATTCACATGAGATTTCAtgcaggagaaaagccttttccTTGTCAAGAATGCgaaaaaagttttagtattttatctgatctcaaaagacacaaaagaactcacacaggagagaagcctttttcatgtaaagattgcaacaaaagttttagtcaaatatttggcctcaaaagacacatgagaactcacacaggagagaagccttttttgtgtaaagattGTGATAAAGGTTTTAGTGAAATATTtagtctcaaaagacacatgaaaacccacacaggagagaagcctttcacTTGTAAAGTATGTAATACAAGTTGTAGTCAATTATCtgatctcaaaacacacatgagaatccatacaggagagaagcctttctcttgtaaagaatgtgaccgaagtttttatttaaaatctgttctCACAAGACACATGAAAACCCATTCTGGacagaagcctttttcttgtagaGAATGcgacaaaagttttagtcttGTGTCctatctcaaaagacacatgagaactcacacaggagaaaagccctatacttgtaaagaatgtgatacacgttttagtcaaatatccaGTCTAacaagacacatgagaactcacataggagagaagcctttttcttgtgaagaatgtgataaaagttatAGTCGATTATTTGatgttaaaacacacatgacaactcacacaggagaaaagcttcattcttgtaaagaatgtgatagaagttttagtcatttatctagtctcaaaagacacatgagaactcacaagAGAGAAGACTTTCTCtag